Proteins from a single region of Oryza brachyantha chromosome 6, ObraRS2, whole genome shotgun sequence:
- the LOC102712999 gene encoding GDSL esterase/lipase At5g37690: MAAALATVVAVAVLAAAAAAAAAPATSKKPVIYIFGDSMSDVGNNNYLLLSLAKSDYPWYGIDYETGFPTGRFTNGRTIGDIMAAKFGVPPPPPFLSLYMTDDEVLGGVNFASGGAGLLNETGIYFVQYLSFDNQISSFEQIKDAMIAKIGKKAAEEVVNGAIFQVGLGSNDYINNFLRPFMADGIVYTHEEFIGLLMDTMDRQLTRLYDLGARNIWFSGLAPLGCIPSQRVLSDDGGCLDDVNAYAVQFNAAAASLLERLNAKLPGARMSLADCYSVVMELINHPQKYGFKTSHTSCCDVDTTVGGLCLPTAQLCDDRTAFVFWDAYHTSDAANQVIADRLYADMVSAGAVQGIKGNATTTASSPAPRVVVVGGASPSTHAAPPPKP; encoded by the exons atgGCAGCAGCGCTCGCCACCGTggttgccgtcgccgttcttgctgccgcggcggcggcggcggcggcgccggcgacgtccaagAAGCCGGTGATCTACATATTTGGCGACTCGATGTCGGACGTCGGGAACAACAACTaccttctcctctccctcgccaAGTCCGACTACCCCTGGTACGGCATTGACTACGAGACCGGCTTCCCTACCGGCAGGTTCACCAATGGCAGGACCATCGGAGACATCATGG ccGCCAAGTTCggcgtcccgccgccgccgccgtttctGTCGCTGTACATGACCGACGACGAGGTGCTCGGTGGCGTCAACTTCgcgtccggcggcgccggcctcctcAACGAGACCGGCATTTACTTC GTCCAGTACCTGTCGTTCGACAACCAGATATCGTCGTTCGAGCAGATCAAGGACGCCATGATCGCCAAGATCGGCAAGAAGGCCGCCGAGGAGGTGGTCAATGGCGCCATCTTCCAAGTCGGACTTG GGAGCAACGACTACATCAACAACTTCTTGCGGCCGTTCATGGCGGACGGCATCGTGTACACCCACGAAGAGTTCATCGGCCTCCTCATGGACACCATGGACCGGCAGCTCACT AGGCTGTACGATCTCGGCGCGCGTAACATCTGGTTCAGCGGGCTCGCGCCGCTCGGCTGCATCCCGTCGCAGCGCGTTctctccgacgacggcgggtgCCTGGACGACGTGAACGCGTACGCGGTACAGttcaacgccgccgccgcgagcctCCTCGAGCGCCTCAACGCGAAGCTCCCCGGGGCGCGCATGTCGCTCGCCGACTGCTACTCCGTCGTCATGGAGCTCATCAACCACCCGCAGAAGTACGGGTTCAAGACGTCGCACACGTCGTGCTGCGACGTGGACACGACGGTGGGCGGCCTGTGCCTGCCGACGGCGCAGCTCTGCGACGACCGCACGGCGTTCGTGTTCTGGGACGCGTACCACACCTCCGACGCCGCCAACCAGGTCATCGCGGACCGCCTCTACGCCGACATGGtgagcgccggcgccgtgcagGGGATCAAGGGaaacgccaccaccaccgcctcctcccccgcgcctcgcgtcgtcgtcgtcggcggcgcgtcgCCATCGacccacgccgcgccgcctcccaaGCCTTGA
- the LOC102712731 gene encoding ribonucleoside-diphosphate reductase small chain, translated as MPPPPLPTVPHAAAAEPPTDSPKPPRSAPATARKTKMPAAPTLVPACDLEEPLLAESSDRFSMFPIRYPQIWEFYKKAVASFWTAEEVDLSSDARHWDAALSPDERHFISHVLAFFAASDGIVLENLASRFMSDVQVAEARAFYGFQIAIENIHSEMYSLLLETYIRDDVEKDRLFRAIDTVPAVRRKADWAMRWIDGGERFAERLVAFACVEGIFFSGSFCAIFWLKKRGLMPGLTFSNELISRDEGLHCDFACLLYDLLRGKLDEVRVREIVADAVDIEREFVCDALPVALVGMNGDLMSQYIEFVADRLLMALGCKKMYNVANPFDWMELISLQGKTNFFEKRVGDYQKASVMSSLNGGGAGNHVFSIDEDF; from the coding sequence atgccccctccccctctgcCCACCGttccccacgccgccgcggccgagcCACCCACCGATTCCCCCAAACCACCCCGATCCGCCCCTGCGACggcgaggaagacgaagaTGCCGGCCGCGCCGACGCTGGTGCCCGCCTGCGACCTGGAGGAGCCGCTGCTGGCGGAGTCCTCCGACCGCTTCTCGATGTTCCCCATCCGGTACCCGCAGATCTGGGAGTTCTACAAGAAGGCGGTGGCGTCGTTCTGGACGGCCGAGGAGGTCGACCTCTCCTCCGACGCGCGCCACTGGGACGCCGCGCTGTCCCCCGACGAGCGCCACTTCATCTCCCACGTGCTGGCCTTCTTCGCGGCGTCGGACGGCATCGTGCTCGAGAACCTCGCGTCCAGGTTCATGTCCGACGTGCAGGTCGCCGAGGCACGCGCCTTCTACGGCTTCCAGATCGCCATCGAGAACATCCACTCGGAGATGTactcgctgctgctcgagACCTACATCCGCGACGACGTCGAGAAGGACCGCCTCTTCCGCGCCATAGACACCGTCCCCGCCGTGCGCCGCAAGGCCGACTGGGCCATGCGCTggatcgacggcggcgagcgcttCGCCGAGCGCCTCGTTGCCTTCGCCTGTGTCGAGGGCATCTTCTTCTCGGGCTCCTTCTGCGCCATCTTCTGGCTAAAGAAGCGCGGCCTAATGCCGGGCCTCACGTTCTCCAACGAGCTCATCTCCCGCGACGAGGGCCTGCACTGCGACTTCGCCTGCCTCCTCTACGACCTCCTCCGCGGCAAGCTCGACGAGGTCCGCGTCCGCGAGATCGTTGCCGACGCCGTCGACATCGAGAGGGAGTTCGTCTGCGACGCGCTCCCCGTCGCGCTCGTCGGCATGAACGGCGACCTCATGAGCCAGTACATCGAGTTCGTCGCCGACCGCCTCCTCATGGCCCTGGGCTGCAAGAAGATGTACAACGTCGCCAACCCATTCGACTGGATGGAGCTCATCTCCCTGCAGGGCAAGACCAACTTCTTCGAGAAGCGCGTCGGCGACTACCAGAAGGCGTCCGTCATGTCCAGcctcaacggcggcggcgccggcaaccATGTCTTCAGCATCGACGAGGACTTTTGA